The DNA window CGCTTTTTGAGGCATATCCGACTCCGCAGGCTCTTGCTGCAGCCTCGGTCGAAGAGATATTCGGGTATATCAAGAGTTGCTCTTATCCTAACAACAAGAGCCGTTCACTGAGTGGAATGGCAAAGAAGCTCGTCGAGGACTTCGGAGGAGAGGTTCCTTCCGACCTTGATTCTTTGACGAGTCTGCCGGGTGTAGGGCGCAAGACGGCAAATGTAATCATGTCGGTTGTCTATAATAAGGCTACAATGGCGGTGGATACGCACGTGTTCCGTGTGAGCGAGCGCATAGGTCTGACCACAAACAGCAAGACTCCCCTTGCGACTGAAAAGGCTCTTGTGAAGCATATCCCTGAAGGTCTT is part of the Duncaniella dubosii genome and encodes:
- the nth gene encoding endonuclease III — protein: MTVKERYARVIEWFSASMPVAETELHYENPYQLLVAVILSAQCTDKRVNLITPPLFEAYPTPQALAAASVEEIFGYIKSCSYPNNKSRSLSGMAKKLVEDFGGEVPSDLDSLTSLPGVGRKTANVIMSVVYNKATMAVDTHVFRVSERIGLTTNSKTPLATEKALVKHIPEGLIPKAHHWLILHGRYVCKARRPDCLNCGLTSVCRYYQKNG